A DNA window from Helianthus annuus cultivar XRQ/B chromosome 15, HanXRQr2.0-SUNRISE, whole genome shotgun sequence contains the following coding sequences:
- the LOC110921843 gene encoding putative receptor protein kinase ZmPK1 — translation MLIHSQYIMHLPFLFLLPLITLYYSQQVAPVSSSSSSSQSVLTQGSSLLVEKKHHLVSPNGLFTAGFHEIGQNAYLFAIWFSEPMLDGNHTLVWMANRDWPVNGKHSRFSLLKNGNLVLTDAGGQRIWTTDTQSSSPLQLQLLDSGNLVLTRLGTKSFLWQSFNFPTHTLLPNQPFTKDTELISSRSSTNLSSGFYKLYFDSGNVIRLLYSRNEVNVTNIYWPPPTLRTWEAGRNNNNNSKFAFLDSKGRFLSSDNLTFTTTDYGDSLQRRITLDVDGNVRVYSLNQGNWSVTWQTFSAPCLYGICGPNSLCTHSLESGRICTCMHGYRSKNHSDLSFGCEPTFDLSQHRENFGFIKLPHVEFVGFDSIYNRKSTLKECTNYCLNDSNCKAFQFAFDEKLAAFTCNVKTLLFSGYYKGPSFTTFLKLPKNDVLSYNQYVANKSSLECSSSIIKLERTYQKKNSNGSIKFILWFSIILGAIEVASFVLIYCITKEPSGTTTQTYLAIATGFKRFTYAEIVKASHKFGEEIGRGGGGIVYKGILPDNRVVAIKRLHDATQGEAEFLAEMSTIGRINHRNLIETYGYCAEGKHRILVYEYMENGSLAGKLGGNQLEWKNMFEIASGIAKGLAYLHEECLEWVLHCDVKPQNILLDGDYNPKVADFGLSKLFHQGVTGNSLFSRIRGTRGYMAPEWVFNLPITSKVDVYSYGMVVLEMITGQGPTYDQSRDDNERLEQKRLVGWVREKVHVASESLTETQFIEILNPMISGKYEKDQMNNLLKVALKCVEEDKDARPTMSEVVKMLGDG, via the coding sequence ATGCTTATTCATTCACAGTACATCATGCATTTGCCCTTCCTATTTCTCTTACCTTTAATAACCCTCTATTACTCACAACAAGTTGCTcctgtttcttcttcttcttcttcttcacaaagtGTTTTAACCCAAGGTTCATCACTCTTGGTTGAAAAGAAACATCATTTGGTTTCACCAAATGGCCTTTTCACAGCCGGATTTCACGAAATTGGCCAAAATGCTTATTTATTTGCAATATGGTTCTCAGAGCCCATGTTGGATGGAAATCACACATTGGTTTGGATGGCAAACCGAGATTGGCCTGTCAACGGAAAACACTCCAGGTTTTCCTTGTTGAAAAATGGTAACCTTGTCCTAACCGATGCTGGTGGCCAAAGAATTTGGACGACCGATACTCAATCTAGTTCGCCTTTGCAACTACAACTTCTTGACTCGGGTAACCTTGTCCTTACACGGTTAGGAACGAAATCATTTCTTTGGCAAAGCTTCAATTTTCCAACCCACACTCTCCTTCCCAATCAACCTTTCACCAAAGATACAGAACTCATTTCTTCGAGAAGTTCGACAAATTTGTCTTCTGGCTTCTACAAACTCTATTTTGACAGTGGCAATGTAATCCGCCTTCTTTACAGCAGGAATGAAGTTAACGTTACCAACATTTATTGGCCTCCACCGACTTTAAGAACATGGGAAGCAGGAAGGAATAATAACAACAACAGTAAATTTGCTTTTCTTGATTCCAAAGGGCGTTTCCTCTCTTCAGACAATCTTACCTTTACTACCACGGACTATGGTGATTCCCTCCAAAGAAGAATAACACTTGATGTTGATGGTAATGTTAGAGTTTACTCGCTTAACCAAGGAAACTGGAGTGTTACATGGCAAACATTTTCAGCACCATGCTTATATGGGATATGCGGTCCAAACAGCCTTTGTACTCACAGCCTGGAATCAGGAAGGATATGCACTTGTATGCATGGATACAGGAGCAAGAACCACTCGGATTTGTCTTTTGGGTGTGAACCTACATTTGATCTTTCCCAGCATCGTGAAAACTTTGGATTCATAAAGCTCCCTCATGTAGAGTTTGTTGGATTTGATTCTATTTATAATAGAAAGTCCACTCTCAAAGAATGCACAAACTACTGCTTGAATGACTCCAACTGTAAAGCTTTCCAGTTCGCCTTTGATGAAAAGTTGGCCGCCTTTACATGTAATGTCAAGACTTTGTTGTTCAGTGGCTACTATAAGGGTCCTTCTTTCACCACTTTTCTTAAGCTACCAAAAAATGATGTCTTATCGTACAATCAGTATGTTGCAAACAAGTCCAGCTTGGAATGCTCTAGTTCTATAATTAAGCTAGAACGAACATACCAGAAAAAGAATTCAAATGGGTCCATCAAGTTCATTTTGTggttcagcatcatccttggggCAATTGAAGTTGCATCCTTTGTATTAATTTATTGCATCACCAAAGAACCATCAGGTACAACAACCCAAACCTACCTAGCAATTGCTACCGGATTCAAAAGGTTTACATATGCAGAGATAGTGAAGGCATCTCATAAATTTGGAGAAGAAATTGGAAGAGGTGGTGGCGGTATTGTGTACAAAGGCATACTTCCAGACAATCGAGTGGTAGCAATTAAACGACTCCATGACGCTACCCAAGGAGAAGCTGAATTTCTAGCAGAGATGAGCACAATCGGAAGGATAAATCATAGGAACTTGATAGAAACATATGGTTATTGTGCTGAGGGAAAGCATAGGATCTTGGTGTATGAGTACATGGAGAATGGCTCATTAGCAGGGAAATTAGGTGGTAACCAGCTTGAGTGGAAGAATATGTTTGAAATTGCTTCTGGCATTGCGAAAGGACTAGCTTACCTACATGAAGAATGCTTGGAGTGGGTTTTGCATTGCGACGTTAAACCACAAAATATATTGTTGGATGGTGATTATAACCCAAAGGTGGCTGATTTTGGTTTATCCAAGCTATTCCACCAAGGTGTAACAGGAAATTCTCTCTTTTCAAGGATAAGAGGGACTAGAGGGTATATGGCTCCAGAGTGGGTGTTTAATCTTCCAATTACTTCAAAAGTGGATGTTTATAGCTACGGGATGGTGGTGCTAGAGATGATAACAGGACAAGGTCCCACATATGACCAATCACGTGATGATAATGAAAGGTTGGAACAAAAGAGACTCGTAGGTTGGGTAAGAGAGAAGGTCCATGTGGCAAGCGAAAGTTTGACAGAGACACAATTTATAGAGATACTGAATCCTATGATAAGTGGTAAGTATGAAAAAGATCAGATGAATAATCTTCTGAAAGTGGCACTaaaatgtgttgaggaagataaaGACGCTCGGCCAACCATGAGTGAGGTTGTGAAGATGCTTGGAGATGGATGA